A single genomic interval of Microbacterium sp. zg-Y1090 harbors:
- the mutM gene encoding bifunctional DNA-formamidopyrimidine glycosylase/DNA-(apurinic or apyrimidinic site) lyase — protein MPELPEVEVVRAGLAPAVTGARITGVTVADDRALTRHRGDAASFEAALLGRRIVTAARRGKFLWLPLEGDADAMIAHLGMSGQLLLREPGAPHERHERIRLDIAHPTHGDLAVVLADQRTFGSLAVDPLIPTPDGAPGGWGTDAAKVPTQVAHIARDPLDPAFDDAALRRTLARKASAVKRVLLDQTVLSGVGNIYADEALWAARVHPETPATALSSRTANRLLHEIRFVLEKALAEGGTSFDAQYVNVNGQAGYFAHSLNAYGRTGQPCPRCGAAIVRVSFTNRSSHFCPRCQKPPRPRS, from the coding sequence GTGCCTGAGCTTCCAGAAGTCGAGGTGGTCCGCGCGGGCCTGGCTCCCGCGGTGACCGGTGCACGGATCACCGGGGTCACCGTCGCCGACGACCGTGCACTCACCCGCCACCGCGGCGATGCCGCCTCGTTCGAAGCCGCCCTGCTCGGACGCCGCATCGTCACGGCGGCCCGTCGGGGCAAGTTCCTCTGGCTTCCGCTAGAGGGTGATGCCGATGCGATGATCGCCCATCTCGGCATGAGCGGGCAGCTGCTGCTGCGCGAACCCGGCGCGCCCCACGAACGGCACGAGCGCATCCGTCTCGATATCGCCCACCCCACGCACGGCGACCTGGCCGTGGTCTTGGCCGACCAGCGCACGTTCGGATCCCTCGCCGTCGACCCGCTGATCCCCACCCCGGACGGCGCGCCCGGCGGGTGGGGGACGGATGCCGCCAAGGTGCCGACCCAGGTGGCGCACATCGCGCGCGATCCACTGGACCCGGCTTTCGACGACGCGGCGCTGCGACGCACGCTCGCCCGCAAGGCGTCTGCGGTCAAACGGGTGCTGCTGGACCAGACCGTGCTCAGCGGCGTCGGCAACATCTACGCCGACGAGGCACTGTGGGCGGCGCGGGTGCACCCCGAGACGCCCGCGACGGCGCTGTCATCGCGCACGGCGAACCGCCTGCTGCACGAGATCCGTTTCGTGCTCGAGAAGGCGCTGGCCGAGGGGGGCACGAGCTTCGACGCCCAGTACGTCAACGTCAACGGCCAGGCGGGGTACTTCGCGCACTCGCTCAACGCCTACGGTCGCACGGGGCAGCCGTGCCCGCGGTGCGGTGCGGCGATCGTGCGGGTGTCGTTCACCAACCGCTCGAGCCACTTCTGCCCGCGCTGCCAGAAGCCGCCGCGGCCGCGGAGCTGA
- the rnc gene encoding ribonuclease III: protein MTDVTSERATLVDKLGVEIDPELLSLALTHRSYAYEAGGIPHNERLEFLGDSVLGQAVTVRLFTAHPELDEGSLAKRRASVVSTVALAEVARGIGLGDHLLLGRGEQQTGGRDKDSILADTMEAVIGATYISAGPEAATDLVLRLVEPLLQDPDRYGAAMDPKTSLQELAARNSFDPPVYAIEASGPDHDRVFTATVTVGDLSATGSGTSKKQAEMAAALTAWRELSARA from the coding sequence GTGACGGACGTCACCAGCGAGCGGGCAACGCTCGTCGACAAGCTCGGGGTCGAGATCGACCCCGAGCTTCTGTCGCTTGCACTGACCCACCGCTCGTACGCGTACGAGGCCGGCGGCATCCCGCACAACGAGCGCCTCGAGTTCCTGGGCGACTCCGTGCTGGGACAGGCCGTCACCGTGCGGCTGTTCACCGCGCACCCCGAGCTCGACGAGGGATCCCTCGCCAAGCGGCGGGCGAGCGTGGTGTCGACGGTGGCTCTGGCGGAAGTCGCCCGCGGCATCGGCCTCGGCGATCATCTCCTGCTGGGCCGGGGCGAGCAGCAGACCGGCGGTCGCGACAAGGACTCGATCCTCGCCGACACCATGGAAGCCGTGATCGGCGCCACCTACATCTCCGCCGGACCCGAAGCGGCGACGGACCTCGTGCTGCGCCTGGTCGAGCCGCTGCTGCAGGACCCCGATCGCTACGGCGCCGCGATGGATCCGAAGACCAGTCTTCAGGAGCTCGCCGCGCGCAACTCCTTCGATCCGCCGGTGTACGCCATCGAGGCGTCCGGTCCCGATCACGACCGCGTCTTCACGGCGACCGTCACCGTGGGAGACCTCAGCGCGACCGGGTCCGGCACCAGCAAGAAGCAGGCGGAGATGGCGGCCGCGCTCACGGCGTGGCGCGAGCTCAGCGCCCGTGCCTGA
- the rpmF gene encoding 50S ribosomal protein L32, whose amino-acid sequence MAGNPPKRKVSRSNTRSRRAQWKAEAPALVKTIENGKVVYSRPHQAKVVTDSQGTELFLEYKGRKVADV is encoded by the coding sequence ATGGCAGGCAACCCCCCGAAGCGCAAGGTTTCGCGTTCCAACACCCGCTCGCGCCGTGCGCAGTGGAAGGCCGAGGCCCCCGCGCTGGTCAAGACCATCGAGAACGGCAAGGTCGTCTACAGCCGTCCCCACCAGGCCAAGGTCGTCACCGACTCGCAGGGCACCGAGCTGTTCCTGGAGTACAAGGGCCGCAAGGTCGCCGACGTCTGA
- a CDS encoding YceD family protein, producing the protein MSGPFVFPARDIVRRPGEMREFVVDAPAPQRWGESLVAVEKGENVHLDVRLESVHEGILVTGTADTTYRGVCGRCLRDIAQPVEVEFQELFGYPGEEAIDFELQGDDVDTEDLIRDAIVLSLPFQPVCQPDCPGLDPITGERLTAEASHEPREPVDPRWAALRTFTHDDAADDRGAETTEES; encoded by the coding sequence GTGAGCGGCCCCTTCGTGTTCCCCGCGCGCGACATCGTGCGCCGACCGGGGGAGATGCGCGAGTTCGTCGTCGATGCACCCGCACCGCAGCGATGGGGCGAGTCCCTCGTCGCCGTCGAGAAGGGCGAGAACGTCCACCTGGACGTGCGCCTGGAGTCCGTCCACGAGGGCATCCTCGTCACCGGCACAGCCGACACCACCTATCGCGGCGTGTGCGGCCGGTGCCTCCGAGACATCGCTCAGCCGGTCGAAGTCGAGTTTCAGGAGCTCTTCGGTTATCCTGGGGAGGAAGCGATTGATTTCGAGCTCCAGGGCGACGATGTCGACACGGAGGATCTGATCAGGGACGCAATCGTCCTGTCGCTTCCGTTCCAGCCGGTGTGTCAGCCGGACTGCCCCGGGCTCGACCCGATCACGGGTGAGAGGCTGACTGCGGAAGCGTCGCATGAGCCTCGCGAACCCGTCGATCCGCGCTGGGCCGCCCTGAGGACCTTTACCCACGACGACGCGGCGGATGACCGCGGCGCCGAGACCACAGAAGAGAGCTAG
- the coaD gene encoding pantetheine-phosphate adenylyltransferase: MNPRIAVVPGSFDPPTLGHLDVIRRAAALYDQLHVLVVHNPGKEAMLPIAQRLSLLEQSIAEAEIPGDVVVASWSMGLLVDYATDVGAGVLVKGIRSQVDVAYETPMAIVNRHLARIETVFLLPDPAHALVSSSLVRQVAALGGDVAPFVPGPVARFLDTGARDI, translated from the coding sequence ATGAACCCTCGGATCGCCGTTGTTCCCGGTTCCTTCGACCCTCCCACCCTCGGTCACCTCGACGTGATCCGGCGAGCCGCCGCGCTGTACGACCAACTGCACGTGCTCGTGGTGCACAACCCGGGCAAAGAAGCCATGCTCCCCATCGCGCAGCGCCTCAGCCTGCTTGAGCAGTCCATCGCCGAGGCCGAGATTCCCGGCGACGTCGTGGTGGCCAGCTGGAGCATGGGACTGCTCGTGGACTATGCGACCGATGTGGGCGCCGGAGTGCTGGTGAAGGGCATCCGCTCGCAGGTCGACGTCGCCTACGAGACGCCGATGGCCATCGTGAACCGCCACCTGGCGCGGATCGAGACCGTCTTCCTCCTGCCCGACCCGGCGCACGCCCTCGTCTCCAGCTCGCTGGTGCGCCAGGTGGCCGCGCTCGGCGGAGACGTGGCCCCCTTCGTCCCCGGACCGGTCGCGCGGTTCCTCGACACGGGGGCCCGCGACATCTGA
- a CDS encoding ATP-dependent DNA helicase RecG, whose translation MVSLETRLRAAVGDKTAGALERAFGMQTVGDLLVHYPRRYAKRGELTPIDSLPLGEQVTIVAEVRSATERRMRNRRGSILEVVISDGQGALTLTFFNQAWRLNELTPGRRGIFSGKVGIYRGAQQFAHPDYQLFEDEAVARVTAQTRSTEPVPIYPATGTVASWQVKKTVDTVLDMLDEVPDPLPEEFRIARDLLDARTALERIHCPETFEQIGQAQETLRTHEAFVLQAALLQQRAEVRALAATSRPAAADGLLAQFDAALPFALTDDQVTVGERVAADLEGAWPMNRLVQGEVGSGKTLVALRAMLQVAETGGQAALIAPTEVLAAQHLRSIARMLGPRLAPELMPTLLTGQMPAAERRKAALRAASGQARIIVGTHALLSASTTFADLGLVVVDEQHRFGVEQRETLRAKGTAPHVLVLTATPIPRTVAMTVFGDLDVSTIRTMPAGRAGVSTFVAPLAEKPGWFARVWERIAEEVALGRQAFVVCAAIDAEAAVKDDTADEPVAEADGAPERTRWGVVQVQELLAGHPAFADLRVSILHGRMPGDEKDAVMQAFARGEIDVLVATTVIEVGVDVPNASTMVILEADRFGVSQLHQLRGRVGRGGVPGLCLLVTEAPAGTPARERVEAVAATTDGFELAEVDLELRGEGDVLGDLQSGARSSLRLLRVVTDADLIAVARQEAEKVLSADPQLQAHPGLAAAIERRLGQQERAALAKS comes from the coding sequence ATGGTGTCGCTCGAGACGCGTCTGCGCGCCGCGGTCGGCGACAAGACCGCTGGTGCGCTCGAGCGCGCGTTCGGGATGCAGACCGTCGGCGACCTGCTGGTCCACTACCCGCGCCGCTACGCCAAGCGCGGCGAGCTGACCCCGATCGACTCGCTGCCGCTGGGGGAGCAGGTCACGATCGTCGCCGAGGTGCGCTCCGCCACCGAGCGGCGCATGCGCAACCGCCGAGGCTCGATCCTCGAGGTGGTCATCAGCGACGGCCAGGGCGCCCTGACCCTGACGTTCTTCAACCAGGCCTGGCGTCTGAACGAGCTCACCCCGGGGCGCCGGGGGATCTTCTCCGGCAAGGTGGGCATCTACCGGGGTGCGCAGCAGTTCGCCCACCCCGACTACCAGCTGTTCGAGGACGAAGCGGTCGCCCGCGTGACCGCGCAGACCCGCTCGACCGAGCCGGTGCCCATCTACCCCGCGACGGGCACCGTTGCGAGCTGGCAGGTGAAGAAGACCGTCGACACCGTGCTCGACATGCTCGACGAGGTGCCCGACCCGCTTCCGGAGGAGTTCCGGATCGCCCGCGACCTGCTCGACGCCCGCACCGCGCTGGAGCGCATCCACTGCCCGGAGACCTTCGAGCAGATCGGCCAGGCCCAGGAGACGCTGCGCACCCATGAGGCGTTCGTGCTGCAGGCGGCCCTCCTGCAGCAGCGCGCAGAGGTGCGGGCGCTGGCGGCGACATCGCGCCCCGCCGCCGCCGACGGCCTGCTGGCGCAGTTCGACGCCGCGCTCCCGTTCGCGCTGACGGACGACCAGGTGACGGTGGGGGAGCGCGTCGCCGCCGACCTCGAAGGCGCGTGGCCGATGAACCGGCTGGTGCAGGGCGAAGTGGGCTCGGGCAAGACCCTGGTGGCGCTGCGGGCCATGCTGCAGGTCGCCGAGACCGGCGGTCAGGCCGCCCTCATCGCACCCACCGAGGTGCTCGCGGCGCAGCACCTGCGTTCCATCGCACGCATGCTCGGACCCCGCCTGGCGCCGGAGCTGATGCCCACGCTCCTCACCGGCCAGATGCCCGCCGCCGAGCGCCGCAAGGCCGCGCTGCGCGCCGCGTCCGGTCAGGCGCGCATCATCGTGGGCACGCACGCGCTGCTGAGCGCATCGACCACCTTCGCCGACCTCGGACTCGTCGTCGTCGATGAGCAGCACCGCTTCGGCGTGGAGCAGCGCGAGACGCTGCGGGCCAAGGGCACGGCGCCGCACGTGCTCGTGCTCACCGCAACCCCGATCCCGCGCACGGTGGCCATGACCGTCTTCGGCGACCTCGACGTCTCCACGATCCGCACCATGCCGGCCGGTCGCGCCGGCGTCTCCACTTTCGTCGCACCGCTGGCGGAGAAGCCCGGCTGGTTCGCCAGGGTCTGGGAGCGCATCGCCGAGGAAGTCGCGCTCGGGCGTCAGGCGTTCGTCGTGTGCGCCGCCATCGACGCGGAGGCCGCCGTCAAGGACGACACCGCCGACGAGCCCGTGGCGGAGGCCGACGGCGCACCCGAGCGCACCCGGTGGGGAGTCGTGCAGGTGCAGGAGCTGCTGGCCGGGCATCCCGCTTTCGCGGACCTGCGGGTGTCGATCCTGCACGGGCGCATGCCGGGAGACGAGAAGGACGCCGTCATGCAGGCCTTCGCGCGCGGCGAGATCGACGTGCTGGTGGCCACGACGGTCATCGAGGTGGGGGTGGACGTGCCCAACGCCTCGACGATGGTGATCCTCGAAGCCGATCGGTTCGGCGTCTCGCAGCTGCATCAGCTGCGCGGGCGCGTCGGCCGAGGCGGGGTGCCGGGCCTGTGCCTGCTCGTGACCGAGGCGCCTGCCGGCACTCCGGCGCGTGAGCGTGTGGAGGCCGTGGCCGCGACGACCGACGGATTCGAACTCGCCGAGGTCGACCTCGAGCTGCGCGGCGAGGGCGATGTGCTGGGCGACCTGCAGTCGGGGGCGCGCTCGTCGCTGCGCCTGCTGCGCGTGGTGACCGACGCCGACCTCATCGCGGTCGCCCGCCAGGAGGCCGAGAAGGTGCTGTCGGCGGATCCCCAGCTCCAGGCGCACCCCGGCCTGGCCGCCGCGATCGAGCGCCGTCTGGGGCAGCAGGAGCGCGCGGCCCTCGCCAAGAGCTGA
- a CDS encoding 1-acyl-sn-glycerol-3-phosphate acyltransferase, which yields MTRRTLARIYWALSRWRLDTAPAPERPGVLIGAPHTSNWDFVIMLAIAWRLGIPVRWLGKDSLFRGWRGPIMRRLGGIPVDRDNPAGLVADVVARVQAGEVFGLVVTPEGTRGAGNHWKSGFYRIAREAGLPVTLGYVDRTTMTAGLGITVELTGDVRADMDRIRAFYADKSGLRPHLRTEPRLRDESSTTVA from the coding sequence GTGACCCGACGCACACTCGCCCGCATCTACTGGGCCCTCAGCCGTTGGCGCCTGGACACCGCACCGGCGCCGGAGCGTCCCGGCGTGCTCATCGGCGCCCCGCACACCTCCAACTGGGACTTCGTCATCATGCTCGCCATCGCGTGGCGCCTGGGCATCCCGGTGCGCTGGCTGGGCAAAGACAGCCTGTTCCGCGGCTGGCGCGGTCCGATCATGCGCCGGCTCGGCGGCATCCCCGTCGACCGCGACAACCCCGCCGGCCTCGTCGCGGACGTCGTCGCGCGCGTGCAGGCGGGCGAGGTCTTCGGCCTCGTCGTCACTCCGGAGGGCACGCGCGGGGCAGGAAACCACTGGAAGTCCGGGTTCTACCGGATCGCCCGCGAAGCCGGCCTGCCGGTGACCCTCGGCTACGTCGACCGCACCACCATGACCGCGGGTCTCGGCATCACGGTGGAGCTCACCGGCGACGTCCGCGCCGACATGGACCGCATTCGCGCCTTCTACGCCGACAAGTCCGGCCTGCGCCCTCATCTGCGCACCGAACCCCGACTGCGGGATGAGTCGTCGACGACGGTAGCGTGA
- the rsmD gene encoding 16S rRNA (guanine(966)-N(2))-methyltransferase RsmD yields MTRIIAGAAGSLTLVVPDAGTRPTSDRVREALFSSLEAADLVRDARVLDLYAGSGALGLEALSRGAGSVDLVEKSPRAAATAQRNAVAVAKAVRASSAAWRVHRSSADAFLRTGGVPFDLVFLDPPYDVGEAELTQTLALLVPLLAPDATVVVERARRSPQPTLPDGLVATRDKRYGDTTLWWATTA; encoded by the coding sequence GTGACTCGCATCATCGCCGGTGCCGCCGGCTCGCTGACGCTCGTGGTCCCCGACGCGGGCACCCGCCCGACCAGCGACCGCGTGCGCGAGGCGCTGTTCAGCTCGCTCGAAGCCGCCGATCTCGTGCGCGATGCCCGTGTGCTGGACCTGTACGCCGGTTCCGGGGCGCTGGGACTGGAGGCGCTCAGTCGCGGCGCGGGCTCGGTGGACCTCGTCGAGAAGTCGCCGCGCGCGGCGGCGACCGCCCAGCGCAACGCCGTCGCGGTGGCGAAGGCCGTGCGCGCGTCGTCTGCCGCCTGGCGGGTGCACCGCTCCTCGGCCGACGCGTTCCTGCGCACCGGCGGCGTGCCCTTCGACCTGGTGTTCCTCGACCCGCCGTACGACGTGGGCGAGGCGGAGCTCACGCAGACCCTCGCCCTGCTGGTTCCGCTGCTGGCCCCCGACGCGACCGTCGTGGTGGAGCGGGCGCGCCGCTCACCGCAGCCCACGCTCCCCGACGGGCTCGTCGCCACACGGGACAAGCGCTACGGCGACACCACGCTGTGGTGGGCGACCACCGCCTGA
- the thiL gene encoding thiamine-phosphate kinase, which translates to MSSAPGGTVGDVGESVVLQALLKVLAGSSAAVIGPGDDAAVLAVPGGRAVVTTDTLVQGPDFRLAWSGGVDLGFKAAAVNLADVAAMGARPTALFVALAMPADTTVDFVTDLAAGLREACDALAPGCAVEGGDLTISDTLTIAVTAVGVLDGVEPVRRGGARPGDVVALAGHAGLAAAGLALLFSRFRGDAGAALPVDRSALTAGELLALDAQLRPHPPIALGPQAAAAGATAMMDVSDGLALDARRLAAASGVTLVLSSAALGPDPVAALEGGEDHALLATFPPGAPLPDGFRVIGGVVQAGAAAVQLDGAPYDAPGGWDPYRDWDRQAG; encoded by the coding sequence GTGAGCAGTGCACCAGGCGGAACCGTCGGAGACGTGGGGGAGAGCGTGGTGCTGCAGGCGCTGCTGAAGGTGCTCGCCGGCTCGTCGGCGGCAGTCATCGGCCCCGGCGATGATGCCGCGGTGCTCGCCGTTCCCGGCGGCCGCGCGGTCGTGACCACCGACACGCTCGTGCAGGGGCCGGACTTCCGTCTGGCGTGGTCGGGAGGTGTCGATCTCGGCTTCAAGGCGGCCGCAGTGAACCTCGCCGACGTCGCGGCGATGGGCGCGCGCCCGACCGCGCTGTTCGTCGCCCTGGCGATGCCCGCAGACACCACCGTCGACTTCGTGACCGACCTCGCCGCGGGTCTGCGCGAAGCGTGCGACGCGCTCGCGCCCGGGTGCGCCGTCGAGGGCGGCGACCTCACCATCTCGGACACCCTCACCATCGCCGTCACCGCCGTCGGCGTGCTCGACGGGGTGGAGCCGGTGCGCCGGGGCGGCGCCCGCCCGGGCGATGTCGTCGCCCTCGCCGGCCATGCAGGCCTGGCCGCGGCGGGTCTGGCACTGCTCTTCTCCCGCTTCCGCGGCGACGCGGGCGCTGCGCTGCCGGTGGACAGAAGCGCGCTCACGGCGGGGGAACTCCTCGCCCTCGACGCGCAGCTGCGCCCGCACCCGCCGATCGCGCTCGGCCCGCAGGCCGCCGCCGCGGGTGCGACGGCGATGATGGACGTCTCCGACGGACTGGCTCTGGACGCGCGGCGGCTGGCCGCGGCATCCGGGGTCACCCTGGTGCTGTCATCCGCCGCGCTCGGCCCGGATCCCGTCGCAGCGCTGGAGGGCGGCGAAGACCATGCGCTGTTGGCGACCTTCCCGCCCGGGGCGCCCCTTCCCGACGGCTTCCGCGTCATCGGCGGTGTCGTGCAGGCGGGCGCGGCGGCGGTGCAGCTCGACGGTGCGCCGTACGACGCGCCCGGCGGGTGGGACCCCTATCGCGACTGGGATCGTCAGGCGGGCTGA
- a CDS encoding DUF3515 domain-containing protein translates to MSRLRPSAALTAVLGLLLLTGCGTSSVSLTAAPDANDPLCAEVTVRLPSTVDGADRRWTDAQATAAWGDPTAVILTCGVTPPGPTEARCITIGGVDWIVDESQAPRYRITTYGRTPAVEVFVDNEQVSPNEVLSRFAPYIVDTLPRERQCTETAELLS, encoded by the coding sequence GTGTCCCGCCTCCGCCCTTCCGCCGCGCTCACGGCCGTCCTGGGGCTTCTCCTCCTCACCGGCTGCGGCACCTCGTCCGTGTCGCTCACCGCAGCCCCCGACGCGAACGACCCGCTGTGCGCGGAGGTGACCGTGCGGCTTCCCTCCACCGTCGACGGCGCCGACCGGCGCTGGACCGACGCGCAGGCGACCGCCGCGTGGGGCGATCCGACGGCTGTCATCCTCACCTGCGGCGTCACGCCGCCGGGACCCACCGAGGCCCGCTGCATCACCATCGGCGGCGTGGACTGGATCGTCGACGAGTCGCAGGCGCCGCGCTACCGCATCACGACGTACGGCCGCACTCCCGCGGTGGAGGTGTTCGTCGACAACGAGCAGGTCTCGCCGAACGAAGTGCTCTCGCGGTTCGCCCCGTACATCGTCGACACGCTCCCGCGTGAGCGGCAGTGCACCGAGACGGCCGAGCTGCTCAGCTGA
- a CDS encoding D-alanine--D-alanine ligase family protein, producing MDKPAVAVLFGGRSSEHSISCATAGGVLRAIDRDRFRVIPIGITHDGAFVLEHDDPDRFTLTHGALPVVADNGTRIRWPDSTLSRELRVVRPDGTEESLGDVDVVFPILHGRFGEDGTIQGMLELLGLPYVGGGVLMSAIGMDKHVTKSVLQAAGVPVVPWRHLSRVEYDRDRSRWMPQVRSLGLPVFVKPNRAGSSVGVSKVESWDELDTALEVAFAEDSTALIEQAVVGREVECGVLPGRDGGPVRVSVPGEIVVTGRAFYDFEAKYLDAAGVDLVCPAELYEGELAEMQRVAARAFEALGGEGLARVDFFYTGTEFFVNEVNTMPGFTPISMFPRCWIASGMTYPELITELIELAGDRVS from the coding sequence ATGGACAAGCCGGCAGTGGCGGTGCTTTTTGGAGGTCGCTCCAGCGAGCACTCGATCAGCTGCGCAACGGCGGGAGGAGTGCTGCGGGCGATTGACCGCGACCGCTTCCGGGTCATTCCGATCGGGATCACGCACGACGGCGCGTTCGTGCTCGAGCACGACGACCCCGACCGCTTCACCCTGACCCACGGCGCCCTGCCCGTGGTCGCCGACAACGGCACCCGCATCCGGTGGCCGGATTCCACGCTGTCCCGCGAGCTGCGGGTGGTGCGCCCGGACGGCACCGAGGAGAGCCTCGGCGACGTCGATGTGGTGTTCCCGATCCTGCACGGCCGCTTCGGCGAGGACGGCACGATCCAGGGGATGCTGGAGCTGCTGGGCCTTCCCTACGTCGGCGGGGGCGTGCTGATGTCCGCGATCGGCATGGACAAGCACGTCACCAAGAGCGTGCTGCAGGCTGCCGGGGTTCCGGTCGTTCCCTGGCGTCACCTGAGCCGCGTCGAGTACGACCGTGACCGTTCCCGGTGGATGCCTCAGGTGCGCTCGCTGGGGCTTCCCGTGTTCGTCAAGCCCAACCGCGCCGGCTCCAGCGTCGGAGTGTCGAAGGTGGAGAGCTGGGACGAGCTCGACACAGCCCTCGAGGTGGCGTTCGCGGAGGATTCCACCGCCCTGATCGAGCAGGCGGTGGTGGGCCGCGAGGTCGAATGCGGCGTGCTGCCCGGGCGCGACGGTGGCCCCGTGCGGGTGAGCGTGCCCGGTGAGATCGTCGTCACCGGTCGCGCGTTCTACGACTTCGAGGCGAAGTACCTCGACGCCGCGGGTGTCGACCTGGTCTGCCCGGCAGAGCTCTACGAGGGCGAGCTCGCCGAGATGCAGCGCGTGGCGGCGCGCGCGTTCGAGGCGCTGGGCGGGGAAGGGCTCGCGCGGGTGGACTTCTTCTACACCGGCACCGAGTTCTTCGTGAACGAGGTGAACACCATGCCCGGGTTCACGCCGATCTCGATGTTCCCACGCTGCTGGATCGCGTCGGGCATGACCTATCCCGAGCTGATCACCGAGCTGATCGAACTGGCGGGCGACCGGGTCAGCTGA
- a CDS encoding NAD(P)H-dependent glycerol-3-phosphate dehydrogenase: MSRRTDAAPRVAVIGAGSWGTTFGKILADGGAHVVMWARRPELAHEIDEAKRNSQYLPGINLPRSMSATHHLAEALDGATQVYLSIPSQTARANLKALRPLVAGTDVPIVSLMKGVEKRTGLRMSQVIEQELRCDPMRIAVASGPNLALEIAREQPTAAVISSISRETADAVARRARNRYFRTFVNTDVIGTEFGGVLKNLIAVAIGIVDGVGYGENTKASIITRGLVEMTDFAVAQGAQPETLQGLAGLGDLIATCQSPLSRNNTAGRLLGQGYSFQDVVRQMDQTAEGLGSVAPVLQLAREAGIPMPIVEQVKMVLDGTMQPRDIAPHLTTDDDQPQGERTQHGQAGSGGAFWRSLQRALDQLRNGGRSAAGD, encoded by the coding sequence TTGAGTCGTAGAACGGATGCCGCGCCGCGCGTCGCGGTCATCGGCGCCGGCAGCTGGGGCACCACTTTCGGCAAGATCCTCGCCGACGGCGGCGCCCACGTCGTGATGTGGGCGCGCCGGCCCGAGCTTGCGCATGAGATCGATGAGGCCAAGCGCAACAGCCAGTACCTCCCCGGCATCAACCTGCCCCGCAGCATGTCGGCCACGCACCACCTCGCCGAGGCGCTGGACGGGGCGACGCAGGTCTACCTGTCGATCCCGAGCCAGACGGCGCGCGCGAACCTCAAGGCGCTGCGCCCGCTCGTCGCGGGCACCGACGTGCCGATCGTTTCGCTGATGAAGGGCGTCGAGAAGCGCACGGGCCTGCGGATGAGCCAGGTGATCGAGCAGGAGCTGCGCTGCGACCCGATGCGCATCGCTGTGGCATCCGGCCCCAACCTCGCCCTCGAGATCGCCCGTGAGCAGCCCACGGCCGCCGTCATCTCCTCCATCAGCCGGGAGACCGCCGACGCGGTGGCCCGCCGTGCCCGCAACCGCTATTTCCGCACGTTCGTGAACACCGATGTCATCGGCACCGAGTTCGGCGGCGTGCTGAAGAACCTCATCGCCGTGGCGATCGGCATCGTCGACGGCGTGGGGTACGGCGAGAACACGAAGGCGTCGATCATCACGCGCGGACTGGTCGAGATGACCGACTTCGCGGTGGCGCAGGGGGCGCAGCCCGAGACGCTGCAGGGACTGGCGGGGCTCGGCGACCTCATCGCCACGTGCCAGTCGCCGCTGAGCCGCAACAACACCGCCGGGCGACTGCTCGGCCAGGGGTACAGCTTCCAGGACGTGGTCAGGCAGATGGATCAGACGGCCGAGGGTCTCGGCTCGGTCGCGCCGGTCCTGCAGCTGGCCCGCGAGGCGGGCATCCCGATGCCCATCGTGGAACAGGTGAAGATGGTGCTCGACGGCACGATGCAGCCGCGCGACATCGCCCCCCACCTCACCACCGACGACGATCAGCCCCAGGGCGAGAGGACGCAGCATGGACAAGCCGGCAGTGGCGGTGCTTTTTGGAGGTCGCTCCAGCGAGCACTCGATCAGCTGCGCAACGGCGGGAGGAGTGCTGCGGGCGATTGA